In Campylobacter concisus, a single window of DNA contains:
- the hisG gene encoding ATP phosphoribosyltransferase yields MITVALPKGRIAEATLEIFRKIFGSSFLFEDRKLILEEGNFRFLMVRNQDIPTYVTEGAADIGVVGLDVLEEHKPNVVRLLDLKIGQCKVCIGIKNDSELDLNQPELKIATKMPNITRNYFTKQAVAVKIIKLYGSIELAPLVGLSDAIVDVVETGSTMKQNGLKIAGDIMQSSAYLIANKNSFIIKKDEILELYKKIKEEI; encoded by the coding sequence ATGATAACAGTAGCACTACCAAAGGGAAGAATAGCCGAGGCAACACTAGAAATTTTTAGAAAAATTTTTGGTTCAAGTTTTTTATTTGAAGATAGAAAACTAATCCTTGAAGAAGGAAATTTTAGATTTTTAATGGTTCGCAACCAAGATATCCCAACTTATGTCACAGAAGGTGCAGCTGATATTGGTGTTGTGGGACTTGATGTACTTGAAGAGCACAAGCCAAATGTTGTAAGGCTACTGGATTTAAAAATCGGACAATGCAAAGTTTGTATTGGCATAAAAAACGACTCCGAGCTAGACCTAAACCAGCCAGAGCTAAAAATAGCCACAAAAATGCCAAATATAACAAGAAATTATTTTACAAAACAAGCCGTAGCTGTAAAGATCATCAAGCTTTATGGCTCGATCGAACTTGCACCATTAGTTGGGCTAAGCGATGCAATAGTTGATGTAGTCGAGACTGGCTCAACCATGAAGCAAAATGGGTTAAAGATCGCTGGTGATATCATGCAAAGCTCAGCTTATCTAATAGCAAATAAAAATAGCTTTATTATTAAAAAAGATGAGATTTTAGAGCTTTACAAAAAAATCAAAGAGGAAATTTAA
- the rpsB gene encoding 30S ribosomal protein S2 → MVTMRDLLECGVHFGHQTRRWNPKMKKFIFGERKGIYIIDLQKTIRYFRYTYNIVRDAAAEGKSVLFVGTKKQAIDAIKEYAEKCGMPYVNHRWLGGMMTNFGTIRQSIRKLEVIETMEEDGSINLLTKKEALMLRRKKEKLIATLGGIRNMKSLPDMIFVVDTVKEKIAVQEANRLKIPVVAPIDTNCDPDVVDYPIPGNDDAIRSVQLFCQEMAEAINEGKSLLEQDGGEQAAGEEVSQDEKDAVVAEAMSEEDFGEDEE, encoded by the coding sequence ATGGTAACTATGAGAGATTTATTAGAGTGTGGCGTACATTTTGGTCACCAAACACGCCGCTGGAATCCAAAGATGAAAAAATTTATCTTTGGTGAGAGAAAAGGTATCTATATTATAGATCTACAAAAGACTATCCGCTATTTCCGCTACACTTACAACATCGTTCGTGATGCAGCTGCTGAAGGCAAGTCAGTGCTATTTGTTGGTACTAAAAAACAAGCTATCGACGCTATAAAAGAGTACGCTGAAAAATGCGGCATGCCTTATGTAAATCACCGCTGGTTAGGTGGTATGATGACAAACTTCGGTACTATCCGCCAGTCTATCCGCAAACTAGAAGTTATCGAGACTATGGAAGAAGATGGTTCGATAAATTTGCTAACTAAAAAAGAGGCTTTGATGCTTCGCCGCAAAAAAGAGAAGCTTATCGCAACTCTTGGCGGTATCCGCAATATGAAAAGCCTACCTGATATGATATTTGTTGTTGATACAGTTAAAGAAAAGATCGCTGTTCAAGAGGCAAACCGTCTAAAGATCCCAGTTGTAGCACCGATCGATACGAACTGCGATCCTGACGTTGTTGACTATCCGATCCCAGGAAACGACGACGCGATCCGCTCTGTTCAGCTTTTCTGCCAAGAGATGGCTGAGGCTATCAACGAAGGCAAATCACTTCTTGAGCAAGATGGTGGCGAGCAAGCTGCTGGCGAAGAAGTAAGCCAAGATGAGAAAGACGCAGTTGTAGCTGAGGCTATGAGCGAAGAAGACTTTGGCGAGGACGAAGAATAA
- a CDS encoding acetyltransferase, giving the protein MPYENFKSKNPLVLKITTNARKFGVETLQNEEFVSILLNVKKLEILSEQRQALAEIFAKLIKIEEDSQLSK; this is encoded by the coding sequence ATGCCTTACGAAAACTTTAAATCAAAAAATCCTCTTGTGCTAAAAATTACTACAAACGCAAGAAAATTTGGCGTAGAAACACTACAAAACGAGGAGTTTGTAAGCATTCTTTTAAATGTTAAGAAGCTTGAAATTTTATCCGAACAAAGGCAAGCATTGGCAGAAATTTTTGCTAAGTTAATAAAAATCGAAGAAGACTCACAATTAAGTAAATAA
- a CDS encoding polyphenol oxidase family protein — MRENLEIVFDKNSVLAGFTNRFGGVSEGTYESLNLADHIGDDSLKVAQNRKILATALGIMPINLKFMSQIHSNRVEILQDFNDDLPPCDGVITSLKGVALCVLVADCAPVLIIDEHLGVVAAVHAGRAGVTSKICTNAVRLMTSEFGCCANNLRVFIGANIKVQNYEVGKLDLGEFNRYKNDGKFDINAALLDEFAKLGVEQISLDPRCTFETDELFSYRKQSRTGRFCGFVMNRATSVNSKR, encoded by the coding sequence ATGCGTGAAAATTTAGAGATCGTCTTTGATAAAAATAGCGTATTAGCTGGCTTTACAAATAGATTTGGCGGTGTGAGTGAGGGTACTTATGAGAGCTTAAATTTAGCAGATCATATTGGCGATGATTCACTAAAGGTTGCACAAAATCGTAAAATTTTAGCAACAGCGCTTGGCATTATGCCTATTAATTTAAAATTTATGAGCCAAATCCACTCAAATAGAGTGGAAATTCTGCAAGATTTTAACGATGATCTACCTCCGTGTGATGGTGTGATAACATCATTAAAAGGCGTGGCGCTTTGCGTCTTAGTCGCTGATTGTGCACCTGTTTTGATAATAGATGAACATCTTGGCGTAGTCGCAGCTGTGCATGCGGGACGCGCAGGTGTTACTAGTAAAATTTGCACAAATGCGGTAAGACTAATGACGAGTGAGTTTGGTTGCTGCGCTAATAATTTACGCGTATTTATAGGCGCAAATATCAAAGTGCAAAACTACGAAGTAGGCAAGCTAGATCTTGGTGAATTTAACCGATACAAAAATGATGGAAAATTTGATATAAACGCAGCTTTATTGGACGAATTTGCTAAGCTCGGGGTAGAGCAAATATCGCTAGATCCTCGCTGTACTTTTGAGACGGATGAATTATTCTCATACCGCAAACAGAGTAGGACCGGGCGTTTTTGTGGATTTGTGATGAATAGAGCCACATCGGTAAATAGTAAAAGATAA
- a CDS encoding YwqG family protein, with protein MNIDEIYKECKERGLDGLFDFLKPLARNAIRIDTQAKNDDDIAVGASKFGGLPDLPDGLSWPLNENGALSFVAQINFTEASKFDIDSLLPKSGMLYLFYDRNLRIWGYDPTDKNGFAVIFSDVNDESLSRRRAESLEGENSTFNARLLGFKNEINLPNLQSSIVPFSKISEAEWEAYHEVIEPSWQAKENKLLGHSDNVQDGMELECELVTNGFSCGDGSAYHNPRIAEFEKNVTQWQLLLQIDSDDEGDMDWDGEGRVYLWIKRDDLAARDFSKTWLILQTS; from the coding sequence ATGAATATAGATGAAATTTATAAAGAGTGCAAAGAGCGCGGTTTGGACGGACTTTTTGACTTTTTAAAGCCACTAGCAAGAAATGCCATAAGGATAGATACGCAAGCTAAAAATGACGATGATATCGCCGTTGGAGCGTCTAAATTTGGCGGCTTGCCAGATCTGCCAGATGGTTTATCGTGGCCGTTAAATGAAAATGGCGCTTTAAGTTTTGTGGCACAGATAAATTTTACTGAAGCTAGCAAATTTGACATTGACTCACTACTGCCAAAAAGTGGAATGCTCTATCTTTTTTATGATAGAAATTTGCGTATTTGGGGCTATGATCCTACCGATAAAAATGGCTTTGCAGTGATCTTTTCTGATGTAAATGATGAGTCACTTTCTCGCAGGAGAGCAGAGAGTTTAGAGGGAGAGAATTCTACATTTAACGCGCGCTTGCTCGGCTTTAAAAATGAGATAAATTTGCCAAATTTACAAAGCTCGATTGTGCCATTTAGTAAAATTAGTGAAGCTGAGTGGGAGGCCTATCATGAGGTTATTGAGCCAAGCTGGCAGGCCAAAGAAAATAAGCTTCTTGGGCACTCTGATAATGTCCAAGATGGCATGGAGCTAGAGTGTGAGCTAGTTACAAATGGGTTTAGCTGTGGTGATGGTAGCGCTTATCACAACCCAAGAATAGCGGAATTTGAGAAAAATGTTACCCAGTGGCAACTACTTTTACAGATAGATAGTGATGATGAGGGCGATATGGACTGGGACGGAGAAGGCAGAGTTTATCTATGGATAAAGAGGGACGACCTGGCAGCACGCGATTTTAGCAAGACGTGGCTGATCTTACAGACAAGCTAA
- a CDS encoding CbrC family protein, with protein MNKFQEKYITLSKEYYKNNGNASSIEALYEFKEELENCDDICAKYVLVDVYQLLSMRKSAYDLLLKIHDKSDKKQLKMLGYLAQFADEGDKLAVPRPKSKGQILAQKAKAATLPKFRYHLEPLKTGAFKDDMSVVCECCGESTEIYYDNGIYSEQDVTYLCPACIASGKAAKKFDATFVQDADKLDTDDAKKDDKLFRRTPGYESWQGEHWVACCDDYCAFLGDVGTKELLELGIADEVFDDYAKRDEYDVKMVREVLVAGGNFAGYLFRCLHCKKYHIYIDAC; from the coding sequence ATGAATAAATTCCAAGAAAAATATATCACTCTTTCAAAAGAATATTATAAAAATAATGGCAATGCTTCTAGCATTGAGGCACTCTATGAGTTTAAAGAAGAGTTGGAAAATTGTGATGACATTTGCGCAAAGTATGTTTTAGTCGATGTTTATCAGCTTTTATCTATGAGAAAGAGTGCTTACGACTTACTTTTAAAAATACATGACAAAAGTGATAAAAAGCAGCTAAAAATGCTTGGTTACTTGGCGCAGTTTGCGGATGAAGGTGACAAATTGGCGGTGCCAAGGCCAAAAAGTAAAGGGCAAATTTTAGCCCAAAAGGCAAAGGCCGCCACTTTGCCAAAATTTCGCTATCACCTAGAGCCATTAAAAACTGGCGCATTTAAAGATGATATGAGTGTGGTTTGCGAGTGCTGCGGCGAAAGCACCGAAATTTACTATGATAATGGCATCTATAGCGAACAAGATGTCACCTATCTTTGCCCAGCCTGCATCGCAAGTGGCAAAGCTGCTAAGAAATTTGACGCTACCTTTGTGCAAGACGCCGACAAACTAGACACGGATGACGCCAAAAAAGATGACAAGCTTTTTAGAAGAACGCCAGGCTATGAGAGCTGGCAGGGCGAGCACTGGGTGGCTTGCTGTGATGATTATTGCGCATTTTTGGGAGATGTGGGCACAAAGGAGCTTTTAGAGCTTGGCATAGCAGACGAGGTCTTTGACGACTACGCAAAAAGAGATGAATATGACGTGAAAATGGTGCGCGAGGTGCTCGTGGCGGGTGGTAACTTTGCTGGGTATTTGTTTCGCTGTTTGCACTGCAAAAAGTATCATATCTACATTGATGCTTGCTAA
- a CDS encoding riboflavin synthase, translating into MFNGLIRELAEVISYSQNVLRLKAKFRPNLGDSIAVNGACLSVTKLYDDGFSVELSAESRANVAVENLTGKVHIEPAMRLGDRVDGHLMQGHIDFIGVISAIKKHENGVDFYIDLPREAMALMANKGSVGVEGVSLTINEILPKGIRLTVIPITFRDSLFGTFKVGRRVNIESDLLARYVARMLEAKQNGGLSWDEVERISSLY; encoded by the coding sequence ATGTTTAATGGCTTAATCAGGGAGCTCGCCGAGGTCATTAGCTACTCGCAAAATGTTTTACGCCTAAAGGCTAAATTTCGCCCAAATTTAGGCGATAGTATCGCAGTAAATGGCGCTTGCTTAAGTGTGACAAAACTATATGATGATGGCTTTAGTGTGGAGCTAAGCGCAGAAAGCAGAGCAAATGTCGCGGTTGAAAATTTAACTGGCAAGGTGCATATCGAGCCTGCGATGAGGCTAGGAGACAGAGTAGATGGGCATTTGATGCAGGGGCACATCGACTTTATTGGCGTGATCTCGGCTATCAAAAAGCATGAAAACGGCGTTGATTTTTACATCGATCTACCGCGCGAAGCGATGGCTCTGATGGCAAACAAGGGTTCAGTGGGCGTTGAGGGCGTGAGCCTTACGATAAATGAAATTTTGCCAAAAGGTATCAGGCTCACGGTCATTCCCATCACCTTTAGAGATAGCCTTTTTGGCACTTTCAAGGTCGGCAGACGCGTAAATATCGAGAGCGACCTGCTGGCTCGCTACGTGGCTAGGATGCTTGAAGCTAAGCAAAATGGCGGCCTTAGCTGGGACGAGGTCGAGAGAATTTCTAGCCTTTATTAG
- a CDS encoding type III pantothenate kinase yields MILCNIGNTNATFLEDGKISRMKISEFKSYKPEKKVYFISVNDEILNILKDNKMFVDLEPFFTIDTIYQGLGVDRIAACYSINNGIIVDAGSAITVDIMANSIHLGGYILPGISSMLNAYKSISPRLDITINSQIDIDALPQKTTDAVSYGIIKPIITLLDKLAGDKKVYFTGGDGDFLSKFFKNAICDKMLVFRAMQKLITEKKDMII; encoded by the coding sequence ATGATTTTGTGTAATATAGGCAATACTAACGCTACATTTTTAGAAGATGGCAAAATCTCACGTATGAAAATTTCTGAGTTTAAAAGCTATAAGCCAGAAAAAAAAGTATATTTTATATCCGTAAATGATGAAATTTTAAATATTTTAAAAGACAATAAGATGTTTGTGGATCTAGAACCATTTTTTACCATAGATACGATATATCAGGGTCTAGGTGTAGATAGAATCGCAGCATGTTACTCTATAAATAATGGCATAATCGTTGATGCTGGAAGCGCCATAACAGTTGATATTATGGCAAATTCTATCCATCTTGGAGGATATATCTTGCCAGGTATTTCAAGTATGCTAAATGCCTACAAAAGTATCTCGCCACGACTTGATATCACTATAAATTCACAAATTGACATAGATGCACTACCACAAAAAACAACCGATGCTGTGAGTTATGGCATTATTAAACCGATAATAACTCTACTAGATAAGCTAGCCGGTGACAAAAAAGTCTATTTTACTGGTGGAGATGGCGACTTTTTGTCAAAATTTTTTAAAAATGCTATTTGCGACAAGATGCTTGTTTTTCGTGCCATGCAAAAGCTAATAACTGAAAAGAAAGATATGATAATATGA
- a CDS encoding type IV pilus twitching motility protein PilT → MDLIEQLQAKNLSVKIPEDNSLNNLTGDIKTLLKTVVSDKASDLHLVSRSEPQIRVDGALKPIDFGVLSGKDIENLCFALITDEQKSELENNKELDFAIELPDIGRFRGNYYYTMNGDLAAAFRIIPINIPSLDELNAPQIFKHIIKREKGLILVTGPTGSGKSTTLAAMLNEINLNYRKHIITIEDPVEFVHNNKKALFSHRNIGTDATSYSRALKSAVREDPDIILVGEMRDRETISTAITAAETGHLVFGTLHTNSAIQTINRIVDSFDGSEQLQVRNMLSVSLTAVVSQSLIPKIGGGRCAVHEILINNMAISNLIRENKIHQIYSQMQLNQQQTGMSTQTQALMKVLKEGKITKENALAYSTSQQELQNLIGTV, encoded by the coding sequence ATGGATCTAATCGAACAGCTTCAGGCGAAGAATTTAAGTGTAAAAATACCAGAAGATAATAGCCTTAATAATCTTACTGGCGATATAAAAACACTTTTAAAAACTGTTGTAAGTGATAAGGCAAGCGATCTTCACCTTGTTTCAAGATCTGAGCCGCAAATAAGAGTAGACGGTGCTTTAAAGCCCATTGATTTTGGCGTATTAAGTGGCAAGGATATAGAGAATTTATGTTTTGCTTTGATTACTGATGAACAAAAAAGTGAACTTGAGAATAATAAAGAGCTTGACTTTGCGATCGAGCTTCCAGATATTGGTCGCTTTCGTGGTAACTATTACTATACCATGAATGGTGATTTAGCTGCTGCTTTTCGTATAATCCCAATCAATATCCCATCTCTTGATGAGTTAAATGCCCCACAAATTTTTAAACACATTATTAAGCGTGAAAAAGGTCTTATTTTGGTTACCGGACCAACAGGAAGTGGTAAATCAACAACTCTTGCAGCTATGCTTAATGAAATAAATTTAAATTATAGAAAGCATATTATTACAATTGAGGATCCAGTCGAGTTTGTGCATAACAATAAAAAAGCTCTATTTTCTCATAGAAATATCGGCACTGACGCAACTTCTTACTCAAGGGCTCTAAAATCTGCGGTTCGCGAAGATCCAGATATCATACTTGTGGGCGAGATGAGAGATAGAGAAACGATTTCAACGGCTATTACGGCGGCTGAGACTGGACACTTGGTCTTTGGTACGCTTCACACAAATTCAGCCATACAAACGATAAATAGGATTGTCGATAGCTTTGATGGAAGTGAGCAGCTTCAAGTAAGAAATATGCTTAGCGTTTCGCTAACTGCTGTCGTTTCACAAAGTCTAATCCCAAAGATAGGCGGTGGAAGGTGCGCTGTGCATGAAATTTTAATAAACAATATGGCTATCTCGAACTTGATACGTGAAAATAAAATACATCAAATTTATTCTCAGATGCAGCTAAATCAACAACAAACTGGTATGAGTACGCAAACTCAGGCTTTGATGAAAGTCCTAAAAGAGGGTAAGATTACAAAAGAAAATGCGCTAGCTTATTCAACTAGTCAGCAAGAACTTCAAAATTTAATAGGAACTGTATAA
- a CDS encoding ABC transporter ATP-binding protein: MEILRASNLGFAYDYTLFNNINLTLNQKQSIAITGVSGCGKSTLLHILSTLLKPNFGEVIYQDKSIYELSQNELLAIRRLHFGIIFQSHYLFKGFSAYENIELASILSGEKIEKNDLASLKILNVINQKVGELSGGQQQRVSIARVLTKKPKIIFADEPTGNLDKQTANEVMQVLFDYVNENSAALVLVTHDNDLAAKCDNSYKLENKELVQIS, encoded by the coding sequence ATGGAAATTTTAAGAGCGTCTAATCTAGGCTTTGCGTATGATTATACGCTCTTTAATAATATAAATTTAACTCTCAATCAAAAACAAAGCATTGCGATAACTGGCGTTAGCGGTTGTGGAAAATCAACACTTTTACATATACTTTCAACGCTTTTGAAACCAAATTTTGGCGAGGTCATCTATCAAGATAAATCTATCTATGAGCTTTCTCAAAACGAGCTTTTGGCCATTAGAAGGCTTCATTTTGGCATTATTTTCCAGTCGCATTATCTTTTTAAAGGATTTAGTGCTTATGAAAATATTGAGCTTGCTAGTATTTTATCTGGTGAAAAGATAGAAAAAAATGATCTTGCATCGCTTAAAATTTTAAATGTGATAAATCAAAAAGTTGGTGAGCTAAGTGGCGGTCAGCAGCAGCGCGTGAGCATTGCTAGAGTACTTACCAAGAAGCCAAAGATCATCTTTGCAGACGAGCCAACTGGTAACCTTGACAAGCAAACAGCAAATGAAGTGATGCAAGTTTTATTTGACTATGTAAATGAAAATAGCGCTGCCCTTGTGCTAGTTACTCATGACAACGATCTAGCAGCTAAATGCGACAACTCATACAAGCTTGAGAACAAAGAGCTTGTGCAAATTTCTTAA
- a CDS encoding DUF4198 domain-containing protein, whose protein sequence is MANMGYSDDFPKLEPIVAERVHLFAPITVISKDGSKKKLTQSGENYSYEGERLDKGTYILLAQQNPMYSLKKRSDGKWLIDKTKLDLKDLSDIQICRLMTITSKRVLNLGETNDFVTKPIGVKIEIVPLQNPAEFRVDKPFKL, encoded by the coding sequence ATCGCAAATATGGGTTATAGCGACGATTTTCCAAAGCTAGAGCCTATTGTGGCCGAACGCGTCCATCTTTTTGCGCCAATTACTGTAATAAGTAAAGATGGTAGCAAAAAGAAGCTTACACAAAGTGGCGAGAACTACAGCTATGAGGGCGAAAGATTAGACAAAGGCACATATATCTTACTAGCACAGCAAAATCCTATGTATTCGCTTAAAAAACGTAGTGATGGCAAGTGGTTAATAGACAAAACTAAGCTTGATCTAAAGGATCTAAGTGATATACAGATTTGCCGGCTGATGACGATAACATCTAAGAGAGTCTTAAATTTAGGTGAAACAAACGACTTCGTAACTAAACCTATTGGAGTTAAAATCGAGATCGTGCCGCTACAAAATCCAGCGGAATTTAGAGTAGATAAGCCTTTTAAATTGTAG
- a CDS encoding L-seryl-tRNA selenium transferase, whose product MKKITLFLAFALALVLSGCGTKRQYFEPAQTSGKISLSKDMPSYIKSANANGATLDNGNIITKNGLNTNIKLPENFNFLNENNGFIISASINGDLNVTDPNGRSVYSNKFPTAIVAASLDQNLLAAISAANHIYLIDINTATTIMEYSSSNIAAVDSRVVAPFFMSSLIVYPALDGKIYIVQKETGRILRDVVVSSENFFNNIIFLGVEGDNLIAATAKKLIVINPNQTVYYDGEIKDVLVNNDEIYIFKKDGTIVRTNLMLKEQNKVNFKFAIFSAATIINNKLYIIEKTGYVIKTNLDLSGAEIYEFSDEIKDKSFMGNDAFYYDNELVNLGQ is encoded by the coding sequence ATGAAAAAAATTACTCTTTTCTTGGCTTTTGCCTTGGCTTTAGTTTTAAGCGGATGTGGCACAAAAAGACAATATTTCGAGCCAGCTCAAACCTCTGGTAAAATTTCTTTGTCAAAAGATATGCCATCTTATATCAAATCAGCAAATGCAAATGGTGCCACTCTTGATAACGGCAATATTATCACCAAAAATGGTCTAAATACAAACATCAAGTTGCCTGAAAATTTTAATTTTTTAAATGAAAACAACGGCTTTATCATCTCAGCTAGTATAAATGGCGATCTAAATGTGACAGATCCTAACGGACGCAGCGTTTATAGCAATAAATTTCCAACAGCAATTGTTGCTGCCTCTCTTGATCAAAACTTATTAGCAGCTATCAGCGCGGCAAACCACATCTATCTAATAGACATAAATACCGCAACAACAATAATGGAATATAGCTCGTCTAATATAGCAGCAGTTGATTCAAGGGTCGTAGCACCATTTTTTATGAGCTCGCTTATCGTTTATCCGGCATTAGATGGCAAAATTTATATAGTACAAAAAGAGACTGGTAGAATTTTACGTGACGTGGTCGTAAGCTCTGAAAATTTCTTTAATAACATCATATTCTTAGGCGTTGAGGGCGATAATCTAATTGCAGCAACAGCGAAAAAACTAATCGTTATAAATCCAAACCAAACAGTTTATTATGATGGCGAAATCAAAGATGTATTAGTTAATAACGATGAAATTTATATATTTAAAAAAGATGGTACGATCGTAAGAACAAATCTTATGTTAAAAGAGCAAAATAAAGTAAATTTCAAATTTGCCATCTTCTCAGCAGCTACTATTATCAATAATAAGCTTTACATAATCGAAAAAACAGGCTACGTTATAAAAACAAATTTAGACCTAAGCGGGGCTGAAATTTATGAGTTTAGCGATGAGATAAAAGACAAAAGTTTTATGGGCAATGACGCCTTTTATTATGATAATGAGCTTGTTAATTTAGGACAATGA
- the gatC gene encoding Asp-tRNA(Asn)/Glu-tRNA(Gln) amidotransferase subunit GatC: protein MQIDDTLLNKLEKLSALQISDEKREEVKKQLSEIVSFVDILNELDLSSDEAVVSSIKGGTPLREDEPRPSDVIDTILKYAPSREGHFFAVPKIIE from the coding sequence ATGCAAATAGATGATACTCTTTTAAATAAATTAGAAAAACTTTCTGCCTTACAAATCAGTGATGAAAAAAGAGAAGAAGTAAAAAAACAACTAAGCGAGATTGTATCTTTTGTTGATATTTTAAATGAACTTGATCTAAGCAGCGATGAAGCTGTAGTTAGCTCTATAAAAGGTGGCACGCCTTTAAGAGAAGATGAGCCAAGACCAAGCGATGTGATTGATACGATCTTGAAATACGCTCCTTCACGTGAAGGGCATTTTTTTGCTGTACCAAAAATAATAGAATAA
- the tsf gene encoding translation elongation factor Ts, translating to MEITAQMVKELRESTGAGMMDCKKALGEANGDMEKAVDILREKGLGQAAKKADRLASEGLVSVEVCSKCKKATISEINSETDFVARNPQFQALAKDATAHIQSSGIATVEELNASTLNGVKFEDYFKTQIATIGENLVVRRFETISADDKGVVNGYVHSNGRVGVLIGAACESAEVANKAAEFIRNLCMHAAAMKPSVISYKDLDKEFVEKEFIALRAELEKDNEELKRLGKPLHHIPEYASRCQIGEAELVKATKAIEEELKAEGKPEKIWDKIIPGKIERFYADNTVLDQRLTLLGQFYVMDDKKTIEQVIEEKSKELGGKIEIVKYVRFELGEGLEKKVDDFAAEVAAQIG from the coding sequence ATGGAAATAACTGCACAAATGGTAAAAGAGCTCCGCGAATCAACTGGAGCTGGCATGATGGACTGCAAAAAGGCACTTGGCGAAGCAAATGGCGACATGGAAAAAGCTGTTGACATCCTTCGTGAAAAAGGCCTAGGCCAAGCTGCTAAAAAGGCTGACCGCCTTGCAAGCGAGGGCTTAGTAAGTGTTGAAGTCTGCTCAAAATGCAAAAAAGCAACTATTAGCGAGATTAACTCTGAGACTGACTTCGTTGCTAGAAATCCACAGTTTCAAGCGCTTGCAAAAGACGCAACAGCTCACATTCAATCAAGTGGCATAGCGACAGTTGAAGAGCTAAACGCGAGCACATTAAATGGTGTTAAATTTGAAGATTATTTCAAAACTCAGATCGCAACTATAGGTGAGAACCTTGTGGTTCGCCGCTTTGAGACTATTAGCGCTGATGATAAGGGTGTGGTAAATGGCTACGTTCACTCAAATGGCCGTGTTGGCGTACTTATCGGTGCAGCTTGCGAAAGTGCTGAAGTTGCAAACAAGGCAGCAGAATTTATAAGAAATTTATGTATGCACGCAGCTGCTATGAAGCCAAGCGTTATAAGCTATAAAGATCTTGATAAAGAGTTCGTTGAGAAAGAATTTATCGCACTTCGCGCTGAGCTTGAAAAAGACAATGAAGAGCTAAAACGCCTAGGCAAGCCACTTCACCACATCCCTGAGTATGCTAGTCGCTGCCAGATAGGCGAGGCTGAGCTTGTAAAAGCTACAAAAGCGATCGAAGAAGAGCTAAAAGCTGAGGGCAAGCCTGAGAAAATTTGGGATAAGATCATTCCTGGCAAGATCGAGAGATTTTACGCTGATAACACAGTGCTTGACCAACGCCTTACACTTTTAGGCCAGTTTTATGTAATGGACGATAAAAAGACTATAGAACAAGTTATCGAAGAGAAAAGCAAAGAGCTTGGTGGCAAGATCGAGATCGTAAAATACGTTCGTTTTGAACTTGGCGAAGGCTTAGAAAAGAAAGTAGATGACTTTGCTGCAGAAGTTGCTGCTCAAATAGGCTAA